ataacaCCTCTTAAAACATTTTCCTTTTCAACATGCTACTTCGAATTCTCTGATGAGATATTTCTTTTTAACATCTACTGAccataaaactaaataaattaacttcaacatctttctatttctttcccaatcctttcttctatttttcttacCAAGAAATACATGATTATGGTCTCCATATATGATATATGTCCATGTGGAAAagcaagaaaattaaaataatggcaAGCTTATTGTAGATCGACTTGAAGGTGCTTACGAGGTTCCTTGGGATCTTCTCCTTGAGTTGTTTTTCCTCGAGTTCCAAATTCCCTCGTAGCGCAATAGAGAGATTAGGCTCTAGAAACTATAGATTTGACATTAACACAATTTTAGTTTAGTATTAAATACTTTTGATTGCAATGGAACATGTCTGATCAACaggaaacaaaattaaactaaatttgagCATGCCGGCAATCAGTGTCAAGAGGATCTGCTTAAGTAATATAAGTATGCATGGTTACGAGATAGGCAATCGTAAGGCTTTAGATTCTCGCATTAAATCATAGATACAGTTTCGCTATGTATGTTATGGATTTCCATATCTTATAGGGATGTTATCAACAATTATCTTTTATTCTCTCTATCTTATTGTTTGCTAGTCTTTTTCATTAGCTACAACAGTAGAATAGTAGCCTCTGGCCAACCCATAAAATAACATACGCCGTTGATTCAAACCAATTTTTCCAAATCCcgttattatttaatattagttgTTTGCTTTAGTCGCTTCTTCAGTTATCATCTTCGACTGCATTAATTAATAAAGGGCGCTGCTGTATATGAAATAATCGAGCCCAGTCTATATATGCTTTGGTCAAAAACCAATTTTATGTGAGACTCATTTCTATAgtctataatttaaataaaaactgatGAAGTTCTACTAATTTATTATCTGCATAATGCATGATTTAATGGCATCACCctgaaataaatatattctacCAATAAGGGAAGCCCCActtctattatcttttctttGGATTTGGGAAactttcaatgatttttttaaaaaaagttcaaataatTTAAGCTTGGAACATTACTAGCTTGTTCATGTGCAAAAGAAATTATCTCAGTTGTATCGGTTATTAAGCAACTCAAATTTCGTCAAGTAATTAAGATCTAGAACCTGAAATTTGAATCAATGGCATTTTTCTTTCCCTCTGTTTTTTTAATAGAGTTGAAAGTCAAACAATATTGATTCAATTTCTCTGAAGTACATCTGAATGACACTTTTTAAATGCAAATGTCATTGTTCTTGTATTTTCCCatatatatagaaattttaATGGGTCCCGCGATGGATATTAATGAATCCGTATTGTATCTGCATTAGATATTCAGTCCTTTGTATTTTATTAGTGAGAAGAAATCCTGGTCTACGTGATTGatttcatttgtatttttttcccttctttaattactttttaatcttttttccttaattaattgaaaaatccaTAATATTATAAGGGACATAAGATGGGCAGGTAGAATatttacaacaattaaatacatTTGAAGCAGATCTATATAATGAAATCAAACGCTCAAGTTTATACCTTCAAAACCAAGGAATTCCTTAGGCTATAGATTCGAAACGATCTATTCATGATCTCGTATCCTTCATTGCTTCGGTGCttcagtttatatatatatgataataaataaacggacaaaatgaaataactgttcattgcttcatctttttatatatgatgtCCTTAAGTCTTTTAGCTAGGTTGATGAGAGTGACCACACTGATACTGATCTAGCATGGAATAAGCAAGGTTGAATACTTGCAAAGACACTCAATATTTAAGTTAGTATGCATATCAACAACATGACGATATATGGAATAGAATGTTTATCTAgtgatattaaaaatactttatttataattctCGAATGCAGGTgagttataataataatgtcaTTCGAGCTCATCAGCTATCTGGTAATCCTAATAGAGAGTGTGCccttttaactaaaatatcatGACACACCGTACGTGAAGTATGTAAACAAGTGATGAGGATACTTTGCTTTtgaacatataattttaaaatgcactATGTGGTGTAGGCTTTGAATAGTGTATGTCTCCCGAGTCCCGGCCCTATAAGGGATTTGAGTGGTTCGATCATACTAAATTCGGCCTAATAGTGTAAACCTCAAACAAGAGGAAACGTGACAAACTTGTCATCTAGGGTCTTTGAGTTAAGTAGCATCTGAACCTCTAGTAAAGAACTCTTATGGCTTTGACAATCGAATCATTAGTTCAATCATGTTAAAATTTGAACCTTTGTTAATCATGGTATAGTAATCTAAACCTTTGTTCTTCTGACCATCGTTTATTATAATGATTTGAGTTCCCTCATGTTTAAGGGATATGTGTATATATGGGctctcataataaaaaaatagttttgtaaTCAATTTAAGTGAGTTACCGTctttgctaggtgcaccaggcTATTGtttgtgcacccagcattaaaacaaaattccaaaaatgttcttaaaatttttttatttttatgaattacatAATTTGTAATAAGTCATACGAATTACATGATCCGTGTGAGTCATACAGATTAACTCATATGGATTACGTAGTCCGTatgaattatatcaaaattaattgtcacaaaatttattatttaaatttacattcgtattaaataaacattaaaaattttaatattatatataacaacattatttattttagaatataattaaCGTATTAGCTAAGTTGATTAGAGCATCGTACGGATCAGCTTATTCATAAGTGAATTACCTTTCCAATTGTTGGGTGACAATTAATGCTAGTTGGGCATGTTGGACACTGTTCTTGGTGTCCAACCCTTGAGTTTAATTCAGGCTTCCCTATGACGCATGTTTAAGAGTTGTTttattccatatatatatatatatatatatatatatatatatatatatatatatatatatatatatatatatatatatatatatatatatatatatatatatatatatatatatgcaacaaCTAATGACACTGATGAAAATATTACTAAGTTGTATTTGCTTTGAAAAAGGGCTATTTGCAGTTTGTTTTTTTTGCACTTTaatctttcaaatttcaaattctttcagaatttttaattttcttcggTTTTCCTCTCTTGTTCACACTTCTTCCATTCTCAAGAGACCAGGCTTGCCTCCAAGAGCGTTTCTCTTCATTATTCATTTGTTCAACAAACGTTCAAGACTTCGATCATCTTCGTAAAGTTTCACATTTTATGATACAAAGTCTATCTTCATTATTCATTTGTTCAACAAacgttcttttttctttatttattttttctctattacTAGTAAACTCACGGTATGCATATGACTAGATATCCCTAGAGGTGTGGTAAATTGAATCCTTGACGAGTGAGGGAAAAGTTTTGGGGCTTCAAGTGACTTCGATTAACTTCAATTTGACAGTCCTTGACCAACATATATAGTCACATTTGCAACCAATCATTCATATATATCCTTTTACTATTAATACTTTTACATGTATGATTATTTCCTTGTGACACTTAGTCCTTTACGAAGGTTGTTGATCAGTGAGTCACTGGGGTGGACTGTGGACGCCAACTTTATCATTGTTTTTGCACCTATTCCAAACTCAAACGTTCTCTAGTCATAAGTAGAGATGGATGagtaatgataaataaaatgaaagccaGCAACTTGATCCAAACAAAAGTGCAAAATATTGGATGTGTATGGGTAGAAATAAGAAagatggagagagagagagaaaaaaaatgataaatatgataaatgatatgataaaaaaaatgaagacaaaTAGAAAGAGACATAGAGTGAAAGTGAGATGGAAGAAAGAGTTGACGTGTGttgaccattttttttttacattggattgattttgtttggattttgaattaaaaaagaatgaaacaaaataaagtcatcgttttattatttagatatttatataAAGAAATGAGATAAAAAATTTTCATGCCATTCCCTTCAAATTAagatggaagaaaaagaagaaataatatatgaaatggagcaaaatgcatttttatcataggtatttttttgttaactttaaataattttttatttaataaaattgtttatttaaaacttaatgtttaaattttgttgttatttaattattttataaataactatgttaatttaataaattatttttgtttattttaatttaataaatttttttatttaaaaatcaatgtataaattttcaactaagtttcattatttaatttattttaaaaaaattaaataatgaaacttagttgttgtttttattttttttaattccattaTATACTCGTATTTCACCCTTCCTGTGAATCCAAATATAGTCTGAATTACACTTGTGAAAATAAGATGCAGAATGATAGGAATAATTCACAGTTGAATAGAATACCTTTAATAAGAAACTAAgtaatatatagaaaataatagGCTCGTACGTTCCATCCATCCGTTAATCCATTCGAAAGTCTCTTGTTAGTTTCCCCTAAACTACTTATAATGGTCGTTTatgcacatttttttatcttttaaaatatactctTAGAGAAGCTGTCCAACGTCACTTCCACTTGGGAGATAAGCATACCAACTTCTCAGGTAtccattaaatattatatgaaaCTTGAACATAAATGACGATTCTACAAAGGTTACTTCTACATATCTTGAATTGATAATTATTGTTAATGTTCTATTTATTAGGAGATTCATATTTGTAAGCACTAAGAAGGAGACGCAAAAGGTTTTAAAATAGTCGCAGTTGTAGTTTCATTATTGCAAGAAAATGCAGCTGAGATGAGTGCAATTGTAATTGGCATGTGGTCACAACGAGTAAAAAGAACCTTAACAAATGCCTTTAAAAGCATATATGGATACAGAtataaatgtttataaatagaaaatgaagaTGGTGTGTTGTGAAGGACAAATTGGAGTGAATGTAGCCGACAAGCTATTTGTCAAGAAGGAAAGTATAAGTGTCATTGCATGCTAAAAtgtagagagagagaatgaataTTAATAAAGTGGTGAAGTAGATGAGCTTAGTGCATAAATTGGAGGGAAGGAAAAGAGAATAAATAGAAAGAAGGGTGTAGTCTAGAGACCCAACCTCAAATCGAGAGTGAGGGGGGGAGGGAAATTCAAGTCGAAGTCGAGGACAGAGAGAGacttggaagaagaagagtcCCAGTGACAGCGCTTGTGGCCACCAAGAGCCTGACCAGTAGAGAAAACCCTGAGGCAAATGCTGCACTTGTGCCCATCACTCTCCAGAACGTTGGAGTTGGCAAGCAGGAGCAGAGAGGCAGCGACCTCGTGGTCTTCCTGGCtcatttgttcttgttcttgttgtcTCCTGACCACATTGGCCGGAGGATTGATCCCTCTCCAGTGACGCTCTGGGTGGCATCTCATGTGGCCGAAGAGTGCCTTCCACGACCAGAACTTCTTGCCGCACTCCGTGCAGGGACGTGCTCCTGCATCCTCCATTAACCGCTTCTGCTTCTTGCGTGAACAAGAACTCGCTTCGCCACACTCCCTCTTCATTCCTCAATTCAATCCAATGGAACCGCGTTGCCTTTTTTAACTAACCGCATCGCCACAATAACTAACTGCCTCACGGTTACTACTGCAACTCCTCAGGCGGTTTCTTCTTTtcaaccctttttttttctatttccatAGTTcctttcaattattatttttcaaccaACTTtcatttcactatttttttaatcttttatgacATTTCACATTATTTAATTCTACTTTTTTACAAatcatttttatagtttttttaaataaatagtaattaaagttcaataaatctaaaaataacacatttttttacatcttttaagcttacataaatataatattttcaatagaaagctttaaatattaattaaaatttaatatgaaataCGTATTTGTTTCattagtaatatattttaattttatttatattagcaATATTATTAGTAAAATGAACATTAAATTCTCATTATCATATGTGTGTGCATGGCTTACTAATAGATATAATGTCTAGTACAGCATGAggtggttttttttatatttaatttctaagcTTTCAATAGATATATTTCGTTGGAtgtaatgataattattttaaagaaaaaaaaaccacaaagTGGTGAAGCTTGAGtgttaaaagttaattaaactaataatcATCAACGTTTACAAGTGACTATCATATgatgtttagaaaaataaataaaaatcaaataggCTTTACAAAAAGATTGCATTagtttgtttgaattgatttaagtataataaataaatttaaaactttctcataaaataaattaattacttaatttaattaattgcgATTTAAGTAATCATAGGATACAAGACTATATACTTGAGTTCAATTGAAactattgattatttttaagtattatatttataacatttaatttaaatattataataacttCTTAAATGACTTAGTATTATAATGTTCAAAGAGTTCATAATGCTCTACAATGATTTGGGTTTGGGACTTGGGAGGTTTGAAAAACTAATCTGTTGAGCTTAACTCGTGAACGAGCATTATTCCATCATGATTTTGAAGGTCATCATGCTCTACAATGAAGGGAACCAAACCTCCAAATTAGCAGTCCAAGATTATCCTCCTCTAAGAATATATACCTAGGACAATGCCCAACATAGACAAGGCACAATATTTGCTCCAATGGAATAATAATACCTCTGTTTCATTCTATTTTAATCCAACATATTCTATCCCATTATGTTTCATTCTTTATCATCAATCTAAACATTATGTGAATGAAGACATCACTAATAAAGCAGGGAAAATGGGCTGAGGCTCGTGGGCGTGTGCTTAGTCTGAGCCCGCACGGTCCACGATTCTAAAAACGAATTTTGGACCACAGACTGGTAATAGGCcacttgttttaaattttgcgGGCCACAGAGTGGCCCATTATCCTGCAGGCCATGCAGACACAGGACAAACTTTTGGACCATTTAATTTGCAGGCCAGCCCGTATGGTCAATCGAGAATTGCACAGAATCTCCCATAATGGGACGTATAAGTGATAATGATTATTTGCTAATTGgtaccaaaaaaaagaaattcacaTCAGATGCCATGTTATTCgtgattgaaattttatttgctAAATAATCTATAAAGTAATAAATGGAATAGGGAGCAAAACGAATTTAGATCCCTGTTCCTAAAAAAATGACTGGGGAGGTGTTTTGTATTTTGAAATGAAACCATATATAGGGGTCTGACATCTCAAATGACTGCCCTGAGCTCTCCAGTAAGCAGCGCATGTTTGCGGTGCTGGGACAAGATTGGTGCCACCTGAACTGCAGTCAGTATTGATGCTAAGTCATTATATGTGGGTTCCTTGTGTTCATTAGCTGCATGCAGAATTGTTTGCAAGATTTGCAAGGGATCTCCATGGCTGACAACCAAAACTGCACATCTGCAACATGTGGGTGGAACTGACTTATATTAGCTGATagaatatgaataaaaataacaataagagCATCTCAATCAACCACTGGTGGAAGACCTACTaggtacctgtttgttttgaccttttgaaaatcaatttttgcaCTTTCGAATAATGTATGGATGGGATAACTTTGGATACACATTCCAATTGCGTAATAACAGTTCAAAATCAATTTACTCAACTTGAAAACAAATGGACACAACTACGATGCAGGCCTTGCACACATTCAtgccagaaaaatcaaagaatACCAAAAGAATTTACCCTTGAAATTCTGATTCCATAGTGGCCATTGCAGTTGCAAGTCGACAAGCAACATCCTTGACACTTTCCCCTCCTTCTGGCCCAAGAAATGGATCTTTTTCATCTATATCCCAAATCACTTGGTACTGTTGATGATTGGAAAGAAGTAATCAATGAGTTGCAAACTACAGTTGGTTTGATAATGGTGACAAGGATAGAGTTTATTAGAACCTGAACCTGACTAATGTTCCAAACATACAAGATATCTATAACAAAAAATGatgcagagaaagagattttaatttattaaaaaattaaggtgaATTGCCAAAACAGTAGGCAGCAGAACAAAGTGGGCATGGAGGATGACTTACTTTATCATGCGAAAGGAGTTCAAAAGAAGGACCAAAATAGCGTTCTCGAAGATCTTGGATGACCTGCTGCATAGTGTTTAGTGCTTAGTAAATGAGAATCAATTGAGGCAAGTTGTTGGAAGGGCTTACCTTACAGTGGGGTCCATCAAAAGGGAGATTCAAGAGAGTTGAAACAACGTTAGCGGTATGGGTTGTTCTTGAAAAGGGGGAGTAGCAAATGCGTACATTAGCAAGCGGGATATTATTAGCCTCTAGTTCCTGCGAAGCGCAGTCAGGGTGGCGTGgttaattgaaattgaaattgaaaatgagtTGAGGTACCTTTTGGAATGATTGTGCAGCGAGTTGTGCTTGATGAACACCGTCGGAGGCCAATTGGAATTCGGGGCGAGTCCCGTTCTCCTGCGAATGCGATTCAATTCAATAACtaggaaaataatattattaagattGGACTGGATTTAAGCAAACCATGGAGGAAACGATGATGCCTCGCTCGTTGGGAATGCTCTTGCCATGCCTCAGAACCCAGTATCTGTTCTTCACAATCGACGACATCCCTTACCCTAATCTAATCCCCTCCCTGTgtctgttttattttataaataaatatcttgAGAGGGGCACgagtgcaaattgcaaagagaACCTTTGGTTTTTGTTTATCATTTACTTTCTGAGCCGAGGCTGCAGTGTGAGATCGGAtcgggagagagagagagatggggCTAAGAAGTAAATTAAGAATGTCAGCGTCAGTGGTGCAGCAGGGGATGAAGGAAATAAGAAGGAGCGTGACGTACATGCCTCGACCGGGGGACGGTGCGCCGCGGGGGGTGACGCTGATACCGGGGGACGGAATTGGGCCTCTGGTGACTCATGCGGTGGAGCAGGTGATGGAGGCGATGCACGCCCCCATATACTTCGAGAAGTACGATGTGCACGGGGACATGAGGCGTGTGCCGGAGGAGGTGCTGGATTCGATACGGAAGAACAAGGTGTGCTTGAAGGGTGGTTTGAGGACTCCGGTGGGTGGGGGTGTGAGCTCCCTCAACGTTCAGCTCAGAAAGGACCTCGATCTCTACGCTTCCCTCGTCAATTGCTTCAACTTGCCCGGCTTGCCCACCCGCCACCACAACGTCGACATCGTCGTCATTCGCGAGAACACCGAGGGAGAGTACTCCGGTCTCGAGCACGAGGTCGTTCCAGGCGTCGTCGAGAGCCTCAAGGTTATGTCCAAGTTCTGCTCCGAACGTATTGCCAAATATGCCTTCGAGTATGCATACTTAAACAACAGGAAGCAAGTCACCGCCGTCCATAAAGCCAACATCATGAAACTCGCAGATGGTCTCTTCCTTGAATCTTGCCGACATGTAGCTACCAAATATCCTGGTATCAAGTACAACGAGATTATTGTCGATAATTGCTGCATGCAACTTGTCTCCAAACCAGAGCAGTTCGATGTTATGGTTAGTTAGTTAATTGGTTACTATAGTATCATCTTCCCTTCCCTTTCCAATCTAAATCTCTTCTCGTGTTATTATCTCAGGTGACTCCTAATCTCTATGGAAATCTAGTGGCTAATACGGCAGCTGGAATTGCCGGTGGCACTGGGGTCATGCCCGGAGGTAATTGAAtacaaatacaataataatCGTTCATTCTATTGAATAAGAAGTAAATAAATGGTTGGTGCAATGCAGGGAACGTTGGGGCTGATCATGCTGTGTTTGAGCAAGGTGCTTCCGCTGGAAATGTCGGAAAGGAAAAGATGGTGGAGCAGAAGAAGGCAAATCCTGTTGCTCTGCTTCTCTCCTCCGCCATGATGCTCAGGCATCTACAGTTTCCTTCATTCGCGGACCGCCTTGAGACTGCTGTCAAGCGTGTCATTTCGGAGGGCAACTGCAGAACTAAAGATCTTGGTGGAGACAGCACTACACAGCAAGTTGTTGACGCTGTCATTGCCAATCTCGACTAGACTACACCTTCCCATGGCTATGCACAATCTTTTTCAAATATCCTTCCCCCAGTTTGTTGTAATCAAAGTTCATTTTCTATTGCTATTTTTCAACAGGGTTGAAGACTCTCTATAATAATTCGGCTTAATTTTCATGTAATTATGTTTGCTCAACCAAAGTCACACTTGTAACCTGTCCATTGTTTGAGGCAATTTGCTCAAACAAAGGATGCTTCTCTATCCACATAATGTGTAATGTAACGTTGATTGAAACGAACAACACTGCCTTCCACCCCCTCCGCTTTTCACGCAGGAAccttttgttgttgaaaacatGTTATCACCTCAAAGTGCAAGGAAGGAAAAAAGTAGGAAAGAATTAATACCGTAAAAAATCAAACACTGACATGACTTAGAGGTAATTTCAATTGAGTTTCATATATATGATACAAATTCTTTTCTGCAGGTGACCCTCTAGTCCAGACAAGTATGCTTAAAACGAAACAAGAATAAATGTGATTAGATAGTGAAAATTATGCAATTAAGGTCGTGTGTATTTATCTATATAACATTTAACTAAATTAAACCATTTTCCTTTACACAGTAACATTGACTAATTTCATTGCGAGAACCCAGAAAGTGCTTCTAAAATGTCTTAAATTATCTACACATCTAAATATAATATCCAACGGAGAGAATCCTCTTCAAAATGTCACATCCAGTGTTGCATCCATATTCTCCATCTAAAGACTCACGAGACCACCTGCAAACATGAGTTACAAGATCAAGATAACAAATCTCGTAGATATGAATATCCCATCCAGAACGTTAAGAGCAATAtcacataataatattaatcaacacagaaaaataaattagaaattgtTTTCCTCGATATCTTATTTAAGTGATTAAGCATGCCCTAGTTCACCAATAAACTAACAAGAAGCAATAATTAACTCTTCATAAATGTGCACACTGCCATGATCATGCTGACTAATATTATCTTTGCTCTTTCTAGTGACATTTTCAAACA
The genomic region above belongs to Glycine max cultivar Williams 82 chromosome 14, Glycine_max_v4.0, whole genome shotgun sequence and contains:
- the LOC102665516 gene encoding zinc finger protein ZAT3; translated protein: MKRECGEASSCSRKKQKRLMEDAGARPCTECGKKFWSWKALFGHMRCHPERHWRGINPPANVVRRQQEQEQMSQEDHEVAASLLLLANSNVLESDGHKCSICLRVFSTGQALGGHKRCHWDSSSSKSLSVLDFDLNFPPPLTLDLRLGL
- the LOC100790110 gene encoding isocitrate dehydrogenase [NAD] regulatory subunit 1, mitochondrial, yielding MGLRSKLRMSASVVQQGMKEIRRSVTYMPRPGDGAPRGVTLIPGDGIGPLVTHAVEQVMEAMHAPIYFEKYDVHGDMRRVPEEVLDSIRKNKVCLKGGLRTPVGGGVSSLNVQLRKDLDLYASLVNCFNLPGLPTRHHNVDIVVIRENTEGEYSGLEHEVVPGVVESLKVMSKFCSERIAKYAFEYAYLNNRKQVTAVHKANIMKLADGLFLESCRHVATKYPGIKYNEIIVDNCCMQLVSKPEQFDVMVTPNLYGNLVANTAAGIAGGTGVMPGGNVGADHAVFEQGASAGNVGKEKMVEQKKANPVALLLSSAMMLRHLQFPSFADRLETAVKRVISEGNCRTKDLGGDSTTQQVVDAVIANLD
- the LOC100526853 gene encoding histidine phosphatase superfamily protein isoform X1, whose translation is MSSIVKNRYWVLRHGKSIPNERGIIVSSMENGTRPEFQLASDGVHQAQLAAQSFQKELEANNIPLANVRICYSPFSRTTHTANVVSTLLNLPFDGPHCKQVIQDLRERYFGPSFELLSHDKYQVIWDIDEKDPFLGPEGGESVKDVACRLATAMATMESEFQGCAVLVVSHGDPLQILQTILHAANEHKEPTYNDLASILTAVQVAPILSQHRKHALLTGELRAVI
- the LOC100526853 gene encoding histidine phosphatase superfamily protein is translated as MSSIVKNRYWVLRHGKSIPNERGIIVSSMENGTRPEFQLASDGVHQAQLAAQSFQKELEANNIPLANVRICYSPFSRTTHTANVVSTLLNLPFDGPHCKVIQDLRERYFGPSFELLSHDKYQVIWDIDEKDPFLGPEGGESVKDVACRLATAMATMESEFQGCAVLVVSHGDPLQILQTILHAANEHKEPTYNDLASILTAVQVAPILSQHRKHALLTGELRAVI